One Danio rerio strain Tuebingen ecotype United States chromosome 13, GRCz12tu, whole genome shotgun sequence DNA window includes the following coding sequences:
- the olig4 gene encoding oligodendrocyte transcription factor 4, with protein MDSDASSTCSRSSSPDLTVDSGFFSNKMFQAYGETVQQKSEKGLQNAGKTRTRADLSKDDLQDLRLKVNSRERKRMHDLNQAMDGLREVMPYAQGPSVRKLSKISTLLLARNYILMLSSSLEEMKKLVGDVYGANAQSHSARRVLPPTSAAPATQLPLLSLAPSLHPLVGSTSAVSHTTTNGAQTPHSPPSTGYLGFPALPTLLKDPLHLSGGYRHFPGMPCPCSLCQPLPASTASLHSLSMGK; from the coding sequence ATGGATTCAGACGCGAGCTCCACGTGCAGTCGCTCCTCCTCGCCAGATCTCACAGTGGACTCTGGCTTTTTTTCCAACAAGATGTTCCAGGCCTATGGGGAAACGGTGCAGCAGAAGTCTGAAAAAGGGTTGCAAAACGCCGGGAAGACTCGCACTCGGGCTGATCTTTCCAAAGACGACCTGCAAGATCTACGCTTGAAGGTGAACAGCCGTGAGCGCAAACGAATGCACGACCTCAACCAGGCTATGGATGGGCTCCGAGAGGTCATGCCGTATGCTCAGGGACCCTCCGTACGCAAGCTGTCCAAAATCTCCACCCTGCTGCTCGCCAGAAACTACATCCTCATGCTGTCCAGCTCTCTGGAGGAGATGAAGAAGCTAGTGGGTGATGTGTATGGAGCAAACGCTCAGAGTCACTCCGCAAGACGGGTTTTACCACCAACTTCGGCTGCTCCAGCTACACAGTTACCGCTGCTTTCATTGGCCCCATCACTGCATCCTTTAGTGGGCAGCACCTCTGCTGTGTCCCACACCACCACAAATGGAGCTCAAACTCCTCATTCTCCACCCTCCACCGGCTATCTGGGTTTTCCTGCTCTTCCTACTCTTCTAAAAGACCCTCTTCATCTTTCTGGTGGCTACAGGCATTTCCCAGGCATGCCGTGCCCTTGTTCTTTGTGCCAGCCTCTCCCTGCATCCACAGCCAGCCTGCACAGCCTCTCCATGGGCAAATGA